The Euwallacea fornicatus isolate EFF26 chromosome 14, ASM4011564v1, whole genome shotgun sequence nucleotide sequence TCTATTCAAACCTCCGCTAGGAATATAAGCCGTGACTCTTCAAAAAAGAAGAGCTAAGAAATCGTCCGCTTGAAATTTGCAGTCGATTAAGTCGATTCTCCCATCTGGAATCCCAATGGTAAACcatccaaattttcagtaaacCCCAGAGATATCAGGATTCATGTTTAAGGTTTAACAACACCGAAGTTTTTCATGCGGGCTTTAAATTCCGACTTTCAGCTTCTAAAGTTTGCGGCTTCGTTGCGTAAACGATGATGGGCCCTTCTGTTTGCCGAGTGTGAATTTTCAGCACTTTCTTCCGAATCTGCCATTATCCTTCTCAATTTAACCTGTTTTATTTGAGTTTGCGAAAGTTAAGGAACGTGGGACGAGTCATTTCGTTTCAGCTCTAATACATACATGTGTATGCTGCTGTCGTAGTTAGCCTAAACAAGTTTAGTTGTTAGCTCggcttcggtaaattaggcgGAATTGCCTTCACTTTGACTGAATTCCAGTAATTCTAGCAGACTTCGATTATCGCTCGTGGTGAATTTGAAGTCGTGCACTTTTGTTTGCATCAGAAACACCGAACTTCAAGGGTGCCCGGATCATAACTCTTGACAGTCACTGTATTCCGGGCGACATTATATTGATCCGATTTGGCTTCGTAATCACTTAAGCTGCCTCGTATTTTCGCTGCAAGGAAGCGATAAAATGCCACGATTTTAAATCTTCTTGCTCAGAACCCATGTCTGTGTCCTCTACATCGCACATAAATAAACAAGCGAATGACGCAAAATTTGGTGTGCTCTGGCTCCTTTTTAttcatatagggtgtcccagacTAAAGCcaattcttttttgtttattaattcctCTAAGGAACGTCACAAAGGCTGACTGCTTGTGATACTAAAGGGAACTTGTTCTTGTGTACAAGTTTTTGAGCCTTCATCTCTCTACCCTTAGAGACCACCAAGTCTTTTAGGTTTCTCCCCTCTTGTACTAATTTTAACACGCCAAAATGTTCATTCTTGGAAGTTCCCGACTCTAAGgcacttaaagtatttttCGGTATCCTGCACCCTCATCCCTTCcagtaaattataaaacactACACAAGAAGTGTTTCTCACGCTGATTCTTGTGTCGATGTTCGATTTGTTCCTTGTTCCATCATCCAACTTTTCTTCTCGAAAATAACTACAATTCTCCTATTGGTGTAAGGCTTAGTTCCTGACTTTCAGAAACAGTATTAACTGAATTTGATTTACAACAGACAAAGAAGGATGGAAAATGTAGGCGTTTTATGGTAACGATAGAATGTATTAGAGGTTGTACAAAGAAGTCGAATGCACGAAAAAACAATAGCGGTTTACATTTCCCGTGAGGCAAATCCTATTCCTgctatttctatttatttcaaacaaagacgtatagttttttttttatccaagaAGCCTATCAGTATCAAAACAGTTACAAATCTATCGCTCTCGGCTATACAGCGTTTCATAAACATCCGGCGAACTTTCAAGGGATATAAAActcacaaaaacaaatatcttGATCGGATAAAGTTAAATCCCAAATCGATTCATTTCCAAGATTTagagtattaatttttttattttctatctaTTCCATGTTGatttatatgtatttatacAAAACGGTAGATTATAGTGCATTTTGTTATAATATGACTCTCATTTTTTCTGGTCAAAATCATTCATTTGCGGACATACCTATTTTGCCGggcgaaaaatgttttaatttatatccTCTATCTCTGCTAAAAGtgaattaaattcatttttcctgaagaattataaagaaaattgcgCTTGGAAACCTATACCGGTTTTTCGATAAGAACAggaatgagtttttttttaatcttgaaAACGGCCACTTGCGCAACAAAACAGTAAAAGGCcctttttattaagaatttatggcgtgataaaaaatatttccgtaataaaaaaaagtcagtggcgtgccatttttttccataaaaaaatttcattgacaGGCTGCGCGAACGCTACTGGTGTAAATGCAAATATTCTGGTTACTCTAGAACACGCACTTTTTTCCCGCCATAGCGAGTTCCAAATTTCATCTCCTTATCCCAAatcgtttatgaaatattaaaaaaatacattaaatgctCTGGATCTTGGAAACAGAGCGATTTCggactaaatatttatttttatgagctTTAACCCTCTGGAAGTTTGTcagtatgtttatgaaacagcCAGTATAGACACACTGCGGCTTAAAATGGGTCCCgttctgtttattttttaactaatttatattcctaaaattcaaaagcagcataaTAAGGCAACAAATATTATCTTTAGACTATTGTTTATTGCTCTAAATGTTGTTTACGTTGCCGATGGGCCAAAAAggccgatttttaaaatttacgtaTAGGCTAAGTCGTatctcaaaataaatttgtttcaaaactacatttaatgGTGCAGGGTGCTTTCAAATCGATCAATTAGTTTTTCGCAAAAGAGCtatgaatagaaaaaaattaatggacaAAATGCAATAGAACCTCGATTTCATAGTACATaacctattaaaaaatttgttttttaatgggaaataaaaataataaatttagtattgtgatttataataataatagaaataataataaaataaaaaagaaaaaatattttattgaacagCATTTCGATAGAATGGTAATGTCCAGCAAAAATAGTTCCAGCttcgattttttcttctatCACACGCATAACTAGCGAGTTATCAGCATTATTAAAtactatttataaatttataacaataacCAAAAACCGTTTGTTAgtgcaaaattgaaaacaaataaatttcctaCGAACGCACAAGTTTTTGTATTATTCATATCCTATTAAACTGAATTTATATTCCTTtcgcatatttaattttttctatttatatgaCTTTTTTCAAATGCTAATCGATCTATTTTAAATCGCACTATAACGTTAAATGTAGCCTTGAaacacctttaatttgaggtatcACTTGCTTGATCGTAAACTGATCTGTCCTTAGCCCTACCGATCAACCAAAGGGCATTTTGAGAATTAAGCGAACGCGTAAAGATAGCACTTCTGTCTTATTTAATGCTGATTGAGAGTTCcatgaaaataataacttgttaaaaaaatgaacaggATAAGTTTACAATTTAGAACCGCagtgtataaaaattaactgaacCTGAAATATCTCTCAGAGACAAAGACCTACTTTCACTCCTACACTAGATTAACTCTAGTTTTGAATAACATCTCTCAACACTAACAACAAGTGCGCACGTAATATCTTGCGAGAGACAAAGTTTTAGTTTTCCACAAACAATCGCTGTCGGTTACGTAAACACTGGAGTCCTAATCCGCTGAAGAACTTAAACCAGTAAACACAGTTTCAGTTGTAATCCATCTTCAGAGCTGAAATCCGTACCTTAGACTCAAGggaataattttaagttataAAGATAATGACCGAGATAATAGCCGGCAACGGTCGAGGTGTCACTGATTTATTCCGGCCCTTACATATTTTGCTGTCAATTTATTTACCTTAGCATTAGTTACCTTAAACTTGATTAATTAGGTAACTCCCTCGGTGATCGGAAGTGTCAGACAAGCGGATTAGTTGCAGTTTGGTTCTCGTCAACCAGAGATTAATTTAATCATTCGGGGGGTTTAAACGAGTTTGTGTATCGTACCTTACGCGATTATGCACCTGTCGTTAAGCCGTGAGGTGAAAACgacttttaatttgaagcaGGCCTCCAAAGACAAACCTTAAGTCAGCTTTGTTGCTCTATGGGAATAAACGATTCGGTAAAGAGATTCTTTTGGGTCTTTGTGTTCTGTTCGCCTTAGGGCATTACACGAGCTTATGGTAATAAATAGCAGTTTTACGCCGGTCTTATAATAAATGATACCATAAAGGAGCATTTAACTAACAGAAAGATTTATGTTGACAGTTCAGTTCCTCCCATGATGGaccttaaatatttaaaaccttGTGTATATAGTTTACAACAACGCAAGCAAAGGAAACTTCCCTGATTTAAAGTGGCTTTCGCGTTAGCTGTCAATTTTGTATCCATTTGTAGAATGATGAGCATGTAGAGAGAAGTTTGTTTAGGTGAGACTGATATGGTGAACCCTGTGTCACGAATTCATGTTACTGGGAAAAGAATTGGATTCATCCATCACGAACGCCTACATCCATCAGCAATGTTTAAATGCAAAAGaagtttacgtttatttaCGTTCATCCCAAAATGTAACTTACTGGAGGCCTTTTTAAAGAGAGACATTAAAGAGAAAACATTAAAGACTTCTCGTTACCCTTGTGTACCTGTTTATGTTTACTCGAACTTGAAAATGTTTGTACAGATTACATTTACGAGGACTTTCATGTAGaccctttatttttaaaattccatagGCCTTTGACGGTTGTAAGTTTgtttcttgagaaaaaaacacaaaaacgttttgtttttggattgttgaatataatgaaacaaagCATTGAATTAAATTGTCAGTAAATAAGGTAACCAGGTAGAGTTTGCATGGATCAAAGTATAGACTTCCACGTCAATTACTTTAATTGGTTAAAAGTCTGAATACCGAAGTGGAATAATGTCCGCGATCGTGATActctatcaaatttttaatattaatttcatttttaatttttttcattctgcTTTATTTGTCATTCTGCTCCGTAAAATTGGCCGTATCTTGCAATTTTGCAGGCTCACCTTTGTATCTGTATGCGAAAAAGGGACTTTCTCTTTCAGTGTGCATAAGGAAATGTTCATTTTAATAGTCCGTGAGATCcaacataataaaattattttaaaacctaCAGGGTAATTTGGTGGACACTTTCTATAGATAGCACCACGGCATGCAGGCTGCCTCGCACAGGAATGCACTGttcaaaaatctcgtaaacTATAAAAGATAGGGAGGCGGTTAAATACGAGAAAAGTTGCGCCTTTCTGTGTTAtgcaaaataatgttttagaATTTATAAAATCCTGAATAGATCCGAAGTTATTTGGGGAAATACTATTGTTCgagatttctttttaactgttttctgattttatattaaaaaaaatgtatcaaaataaatttgacgtACTCATTGACACTTTTTCGCCTCTACAAGATTATGTCTTTAGAGTTTTGATCCGACGTTTCGTTTCATCGAAACCATCATTAACTTTGTTTTTTAGTCACGTATTTGACAGGATATAGTTCGTTCAATAAACCAGTTTTgcattgtcaaaaaaaaattactaacacAGGAAAGTGCTATTTTGCTCGCGTctttaaagtattaaaaatgatcATACTATTCCTGAAACTGTAGCGCAGAGAATTCTTCGTATGCAGAGATACCCCCATGGCAAGTATCAGATCTTCCAAAGTTTGCTTCCTAAGGACTTCAAgtgtaaaagtattttttttttgaatggtTTAATAGACAATGTTATCAAGATTCTCATTTTCCCTATCCGATTATGTGAACAGAtgcgagttttttttaacaatgacacctttaatccaaaaaatcatcattattggccaaccaaaaataaaaatcgcacTCAAACGTCCGATATCTAACAGCACTTTGGATTTAACCTGTGATATGGTATTTTGGATACACGAATTATTGAACCCATAGTTTGTGAGGAATTTCTAAATTCTGAAAGTTGTggacaatttttaagaaatcaaaTTGGAGGTAATCCGGATGACCTTCTTTTAGCAGTAACCTTTAATATGtggttccaacaagatggGGCTCCTGCTCATAACTCTAGACATAATACTGAATATTTAAgaggcaattttcaaaatagttgAATTTTTACTGAGAATACCGTAAACTGACTACCGCGATCCCCCGAAATTATCCTAATGGACTTTTTCATTCcttaaaatttagattttactgtgagacttttctaaataattaattgaaggTTGCAGTTCGACTTGCAATGAAAGAGATAAGTCCTGAGATTTTAAATAGTGTGATAGAAGATATTGTTAACCggtattatttatatttggaGGAATATTtgcacataaaaaataattttaaatgatttttttgtatttttttcttgtttacgAAGTGATAGatctacaaaaataaattttcaaagccaCTTATTATGTCGAGTAAAAGTTACGTTATACTGGAAAACTGGGAATAGGATTTTTTTGAGTAAaccatttaataaatcataagTATATCGTTGGattcaggaaaaaaattgaatttactgcctgtaaaataaaatttgttgactattaaaaaaaaaacaaagatgaTGATGGTTttaaagaaacgaaaaatcggatcgaaaatccaaaaactCCATCTTATAGAGGAGAAAAAGTGACAATGAGAATgtgaaattcattttaacatatcttttggaataaaatttgaaaatcgtaAAAAGGAATCGTGAAAAATGGGTTTTCCTCAAATAACTTCGGATCCcttcggaatttttcaaatttcaaaacacgATTTTGAATAACACAGAAAGACGCAACTTTTATCTCATTTTAACTATCGCTCCATGTTGTGATTTACAAGATCACTGTAGAGTGCATTCCCAACCAGGACAGGCTGTACATATGATGATCCCcatttaatttctaaaataatctTGTCTAGGAAACCTAAATGCTCTTGTGTTGTTCCTTTTTACTTCACCAGCATTATGACTTTTCTTTCTGAGAAAAATCACAATGCTCGTGTTCTTTCCTATTTGAGAAGCAACTCCATGTTAACCGCGTTTTATCAATACCAGATTAGGACCACAGAAATTTGTGCTTTAAAAATCAGTTTCAAGCAGTCGACTTTCATTGTCAATCAATCAATATCAGCGGAAATGTTCAATTACAACGTGCATACTCACCATTCAAATTTAGCTCTGTAGCAGCTTTACTGCAATCCCTGCTGTTCATTAGAGTATTAAACTCCGTTATGGTAGTGCCATAAGAAATTGCAGATCCAGTACTCGTACTTCGTCTAGCCCCATTAATTTCACCCATAGTCAATTCAATTTCAGGGTTAAGGAACTGTTCACTATATCGATCACCATATCTCTCACGATACGACGTTCTGTGTTGATGAATCGAATTTAGAATAATGTTCGAAGATGTTCGCGACAAGGCTTTCCTTTGCCGGATTGCTTCTTTGTAAATACGACAATACATGGTTACCATGAGGGTACCTGGTATCCAAAAGCTTACCAAACTGGAAATGATCGCGTAGCATTTATTTACAACGAACATGCAGATGTCCGGATGTTTGAGCTGTAACTCCAAATGTTCGTTCGTGGTATACCATCCGAGAAATATAGGCATAAAGCTGATCAATGCTGGAAGCATCCATACGTTGGCCAATGTAAAAGAGACCGTTCGATGAGTCATTGTAATGGGGTACTCCAGAGGTCGTACAATCGCGTAGTACCGATCCACACTTATGCAGCAGAGATGAAGTATGCTGGCAGTGGAAAAATAGACATCGAAGCTGTTCCATACATCGCACATGAAAGAACCAAACATCCAATGGCCAGTCAGCTCTACACTCGCATTGAAGGTCATGGCACATAAGGCCACTAGCATGTCTGCCATGGCCAAACTAACCACATAATAGTTGGTGATCACTCTCAGCTTTCTATGTCGATGCACACTAATTATCACTAAGGCATTCCCTAGCACGGCACCAGCTATTATGGATGAAAATATGAATCCCTTCACTATGAGCAGGAACAAGTCGGTCCAGTGTAAGCTAAGGTCCTCTAGTGATGTCACGTTATTGCTGTGGTTCCTGTCAGTCACATTTTGTAGTAAACTGGGCGTTGTGGATGACAGAGTCGCTATGGTAGCTGAGTGTGATGCCATAGCGTTGACTATCATTGTGACTATTTGATGGTAAGGTGGTATTTCCACACATCACCTGGGAAGCTCGGTCTGGTATTCTGCCATTTGGGGCACctgaaaaagaaacaaaatccGTGAATATGTTAAGTTAACAATTTGTAAGCCTATATTATAGTCACTTAAGTATGAAGGCTTTTAACTTGCCTTAATCGGTTTCTGATCCCGGTTGGGCAAGTTGTGAAGCTTAACTATTTCCGACATTGTAGCTCCTAAAATCCCTTTGGGGGGCGACAATTTCAGCAAATTGTCGGAAACTACTCCAACATTTTGCAGCCTTGTAAATTACATTTATCACTTATTTTTTCCCATACATTATATTAGAAAAACGTTATTTCGAATATCACGGAGTATTTGGACCCAGATAATGTAAATAGGATTACAAGCAGGGCGGCTCTAAAGTTTGGATAATGAAATCAGTTGAGGTTATTGCAGGGCGTGGTCGCTCagaattgttttaattaacaagtTCTCTTTAAGTAAATCTACAACTTTGATAGCCCGTTCCAACTTTACATTACTAACTTCAGTCTTATCTGTaacttaataatttaagaGCTGTTGGCCGGATGGCTAGATAAGTTTTGAGTTTCTAGAGCCTTGCACCAGTTCAAATTTGTCCTAGaaattagtttaaataatgaaatgattctttaaatagaatatttaattttagttgaaaTAACCACTCACCAGTTTCAGCTTTGTTCAAGGGGCGATTGGAGATGCATCGTAAATGTCTTGCATTAGTGGCAAGTCTCCAATTTAGCCCTGAACGTGTCGGCAAATGCAGCATTGATGTCGCTGCACTTTCATTAACAAACAATTGGTTTGGGTATGTTATGTCGCAATGTGCCGAAACTATTTCCATTGAGGTCAATTGGAAACCAGTGTAGCAGGAAGTAACGGACcagaaatgaataatttatgtttttcaacGATTTTATGGTAAAATGTTTTCTAGTAAATGAAGTGCATGTTACAAGATTGTGGatgattattttatattacgCAAGGATCAAAATCGATTATTAGAGCACGCTGCAGCATGCCATAAAAGGGTCTTTATAATGCATGTCTGGGTGCCGTATCTATATACTTCGAAAAATTGGTAATGTTTCTTGGCGCCTCAAGGGCCCTAAATCTCATGTAATTTTGGTTCACcggtaataaaaaataatggataaCATTCGTGTGCCCTTAAAGCCC carries:
- the LOC136343454 gene encoding octopamine receptor beta-2R-like, which gives rise to MIVNAMASHSATIATLSSTTPSLLQNVTDRNHSNNVTSLEDLSLHWTDLFLLIVKGFIFSSIIAGAVLGNALVIISVHRHRKLRVITNYYVVSLAMADMLVALCAMTFNASVELTGHWMFGSFMCDVWNSFDVYFSTASILHLCCISVDRYYAIVRPLEYPITMTHRTVSFTLANVWMLPALISFMPIFLGWYTTNEHLELQLKHPDICMFVVNKCYAIISSLVSFWIPGTLMVTMYCRIYKEAIRQRKALSRTSSNIILNSIHQHRTSYRERYGDRYSEQFLNPEIELTMGEINGARRSTSTGSAISYGTTITEFNTLMNSRDCSKAATELNLNGTSIRQQSKSWRAEHKAARTLGIIMGVFMFCWLPFFLWYVITTLCGDYCPTPEWLIGMLFWVGYFNSALNPLIYAYFNRDFREAFKDTLLCAMPCCFGRWKTPPRFL